GAGGTCGTAGAGGCCGCGCATCGTGTAGACGGCGACGTCCAGCTTCTCCTCGCCCATCCCCTCGCGCTCGACGTTGCCTAGGCCCTCGGGCCAGAGGTCGCCGTCCTCGTCGAGCTCGCGGAAGATGTACTCCATGTTTCGCCGGGCGAAGCCGTACATCTCCTCGAGGAAAGCGTCGTCGCCGGTCCAGCGCCAGACGAGGGCGACGGCGGAGGGGAACTTGGCGGTCTCGTCGGTGTTGCCGGGGTCGGCGTTGGAGCCGAAGTAGACGCTGCCGTCGGTTACGACCTCGTGGACGACCTTGCCGGAGCGACCGTTGTCTATCTCGCTCACGTCCCGGAGCGCCCGTAGGTGGTCCTTTATGGGCTCGAACTGCCCGGCGGCGACGCTGGCGAAGGCGGTGTACTCGCCGTCGGTGGCGAAGAGCCACTGGTAGTCCGGGAAGCCGGCGCCGAGGAAGCGGGCCCGGTCGAGCTCCCCCTCGGGGGCGGGGTAGTTCTTCCCGGCGTTGGTCTCCCTTATCTCCAGGTCTTCTGCGGCCTGCACGGAGTCGGCGAGGTTCTGCTTGCTCCACTCTATGCCCCGCTCGAGCCGCCGGTCGCCCGGGAGGTCGAGGCGCGTGTACCCCGCCAGCGCGAGCCGCTCCGAGACCTTCTCCTCCAGCAGCGCCTCGGGGTCCGCGAGCGCCGCCTCGTGCTCCTCTATGGCCGCGGCCACCGCGTCTGCGGGGCTCTCGCCGTCGAAGTCCGCGCCGGCGACGGCGAACCACACGGTCCTCGTATCCCCGGCGGGGACGGTGATCTCGTAGCGGAGCTGGCCGCCCTTGCCCTTGCCGTAGGCGGTGTCGTCGCAGCGGTCCGGGGCTTCTTCGGGGGAGGCGGGGCAGATCACGGGCGGATCCTGCGGGCCGCGGAAGCCCTCCCCCGTCTCGCTGCCCACGGGCTCGAGGCTCGAGCCGACGACCGCCGCCCAGTCGTGCGGGAGGGCGTTGGGGTGGGGCGGAGTCCCCCTCTCGCGGAAGACGAGCCTGCCGTCCTCGACGGAGACCTCGTCTTCGAGGTTGTAGGTCTTCTGGCTCGGGGTGGTCTCTCCCCAGGGGTAGGCGCCCATGAGCTCGGAGTGGGCGTCCACCTCGAGGGTGAGGCTCTGGTCGGTCTCGGCGCCGAAGGTGAGGCCGAAGAGGGCCGCGCGGAGCCCGTCGGGGACGAAGTCGGTGCGGGTTATGGTGAGCCCGTTGCGGCCCGGCAGCTCCATCCTCACGTACCCGTAGCCGCTGGTGAAGCGGGTCGCCGGGCCGATCCACTCGCCGTCTACGGCGAACCAGAGGCCGTCGAGGAGCTTTATCGGGGGGCTCCAGACGCCGCCCATCTCGCCTCTGGTGTGGAAGCCCATCGCCGGGAAGCGCCCGTCCTCGGTGCCCACGACGTAGGCTCGCTCGCCCGTCACCACGTAGCGCCTCTCCTCGAGGCGGTCGCTCACCGAGAGCGTGGGGGAGTCCGGAGCGCCCTGCGCGGAGGCCGGCAAGGCCGACAGGAGCAACGCCAGCGCGGTGAAGAGCCCCCACGCGAGCGGACGCGAACGCACCGACGATGCCATGCCTCTCCCCCTTGTCTTCCCGATCCGGTTGGGGAGCAGTCTACAGGGTCGTAAGATGCGTGGCAATGCGGCTGCGCCGCTACGCCCCGAGGTGCTCGTCGAGAAAGGCGGCTATGCGGGGGTAGGCGTCGAGGCGGTTCTTGAGCTTGGCGAGGCCGTGGCCCTCGTCATCGTAGAGGAGGTACTCCACGGCGCCGCCGCTTCTCCGCACGCGCTCGACGATCTGCTCGGCCTCCCCGACCGGGACGCGCGGGTCGTTCTTGCCGTGGATCACCATGAGCGGCGCCCTTATCCTCTCTGCCTTGTGGATCGGGCTTATGGACTCGAGGAACTCCCTGTCTCTCTCCAGCGAGCCGTACTCGGCCTCGCGCAGCGCCCGGCGGTAGCTCCCGGTGTTCTCCAGGAAGGTGACGAGGTTGGCGATGCCGACGATGTCCACCCCGGCGCTCCAGAGGTCCGGGTACTCGGTGAGCGCGGCGAGCACCATGAAGCCGCCGTAAGAGCCGCCCATGACGGCTATCTTCTCGTAGCCGTTCTCCCTGAGCCAGAGGGCGGCGTGGGCGAGGTCTCTTACCGAATCCATCCGCTTTCTCACGTCGTCGAGGTGAGTGTAGGTCTTGCCGTAGCCGGTCGAGCCGCGGACGTTGGGCGCGAAGACGGCGTAGCCGCGGTGGACGAGGTACTGGGTGACGGGGTTGAAGTCCGGACGCTCCTGCGCCTCGGGCCCCCCGTGGACGTCCACGATCACGGGGGCGTTCTCGGCCTCCGGCTCGTAGAAGAGGGCCGGTATCTCGCGGTCGTCGAAGGTGGGGTAGCGCACGAGGCGCGGCCGGCGGA
The Rubrobacter xylanophilus genome window above contains:
- a CDS encoding glycogen debranching protein; its protein translation is MASSVRSRPLAWGLFTALALLLSALPASAQGAPDSPTLSVSDRLEERRYVVTGERAYVVGTEDGRFPAMGFHTRGEMGGVWSPPIKLLDGLWFAVDGEWIGPATRFTSGYGYVRMELPGRNGLTITRTDFVPDGLRAALFGLTFGAETDQSLTLEVDAHSELMGAYPWGETTPSQKTYNLEDEVSVEDGRLVFRERGTPPHPNALPHDWAAVVGSSLEPVGSETGEGFRGPQDPPVICPASPEEAPDRCDDTAYGKGKGGQLRYEITVPAGDTRTVWFAVAGADFDGESPADAVAAAIEEHEAALADPEALLEEKVSERLALAGYTRLDLPGDRRLERGIEWSKQNLADSVQAAEDLEIRETNAGKNYPAPEGELDRARFLGAGFPDYQWLFATDGEYTAFASVAAGQFEPIKDHLRALRDVSEIDNGRSGKVVHEVVTDGSVYFGSNADPGNTDETAKFPSAVALVWRWTGDDAFLEEMYGFARRNMEYIFRELDEDGDLWPEGLGNVEREGMGEEKLDVAVYTMRGLYDLADMARSRGDKETERWAVKRARAMERRFERAWWFGREGAAQYADSLRNPENGQVFQRHWIGATPMEVELVDRKGETMPGLASREHGLAALRERELACYTDRFGMYHTGTGPTEAEGGNPGPSCDEHVSEVPSERNIFTLNTAIMAVGEGNYGRLGEDQQRHYTDANAALQLIPDEQPGAMPEIAPSPDYGRSIDRPLNERAMVLQAWGAYGTIWPVVHQWLGVRPDMGRGELTVVPQVPEGSSPISGENIRLGEGSGSVSAERGRNTYRTTVEPDVPLEELVVGHTLPRGAKVRSVRLNGERVRYEVEETNRGKEVLVEAGTEGEQEVVIRTR